ATGTGCCTCGCCGACAGGGTGCTGGTGTACGGGGACTGCGCGGTGAACCCGGACCCGAACGCCGAGCAGCTCGCCGACATCGCGATCCAGTCGGCCGCCACCGCACGGCGGTTCGGGGTGGAGCCGAGGATCGCGATGCTGTCGTACTCCACGGGGACGTCCGGGTCGGGCGCCGACGTCGACAAGGTGCGCGAGGCCACCGGGATCGTGCGCTCCCGACGGCCCGACCTGCTGATCGAGGGGCCGATCCAGTACGACGCCGCCGTGGAGCCGAGTGTCGCGGCGACCAAGCTGCCGGACTCCGAAGTCGCGGGCCAGGCAACGGTGTTGATCTTCCCGGACCTCAACACCGGCAACAACACCTACAAGGCCGTACAGCGGTCGGCGGGCGCGCTCGCGGTCGGGCCGGTCCTCCAGGGGCTGCGCAAGCCGGTCAACGACCTGTCCCGGGGCGCGCTCGTGCAGGACATCGTCACCACGGTCGCCATCACGGCGATCCAGGCCCAGACGCCGGCGGCCGGGACCGCCGTGCCCCCGGCCCCGGCCACCGCCGGCGCGACCGCCACCGCCCCGTGACTCCCACCGACGACAGAAGGCACCCGACCACCGTGACCGCCACCCGCGTCCTCGTCCTCAACTCCGGTTCCTCCTCGGTCAAGTACCAGCTGCTCGACATGCGCGACAGCGGCCGGCTGGCCGTGGGCCTGGTCGAGCGGATCGGCGAGGAGAACTCCCGGCTGAAGCACACCCCGCTCACCACCGGCGGCGCCTCCCGCGAGCGCACCGGGCCGATCGCCGACCACGAGGCCGCTCTGAAGGCCGTCGCGGAGGAACTGGCCGCGGACGGGCTGGGCCTCGACTCCGCCGAACTGGCCGCCATCGGGCACCGGGTGGTCCACGGCGGACAGAGTTTCACCGAGCCGACCGTGATCGACGACACCGTGCTCGCGGAGATCGAGCGCCTCATCCCGGTGGCGCCGCTGCACAACCCGGCCAACCTCACCGGGATCCGTACGGCTCGGGCGCTGCGCCCGGACCTGCCGCAGGTGGCGGTGTTCGACACGGCGTTCCACACCACCATGCCGGAGTCGGCCGCCCGCTACGCCATCGACGTCGAGACGGCCGACGCGTACCGCATCCGCCGCTACGGCTTCCACGGCACCTCGCACGCGTACGTGTCCCGGGCGACGGCCGAACTGCTGGGCAAGGACCCCTCGGAGGTGAACGTCATCGTGCTGCACCTCGGCAACGGGGCGTCGGCCTCGGCGGTCGAGGGCGGCCGGTGCGTGGACACCTCCATGGGGCTGACGCCTTTGGAGGGGCTCGTGATGGGTACGCGGTCCGGAGACATGGACCCGGCCGTCATCTTTCATTTGATGCGCGTTGGCGGAATGTCCACGGACGAGATCGACACTCTCCTCAACAAGAAGAGCGGTCTGATCGGGCTGTGCGGCGACAACGACATGCGGGAAATCCGCCGGCGAATCGACGGGGGCGACGAGCGGGCGAAGCTGGCCTTCGACATCTACATTCACCGGTTGAAGAAGTACATCGGCGCTTACTACGCGGTGCTCGGCCGGGTGGACGCGGTCGCGTTCACGGCCGGGGTGGGCGAGAACGCGGCGCCGGTGCGGGAGGCCGCCC
The DNA window shown above is from Streptomyces akebiae and carries:
- a CDS encoding acetate kinase, translated to MTATRVLVLNSGSSSVKYQLLDMRDSGRLAVGLVERIGEENSRLKHTPLTTGGASRERTGPIADHEAALKAVAEELAADGLGLDSAELAAIGHRVVHGGQSFTEPTVIDDTVLAEIERLIPVAPLHNPANLTGIRTARALRPDLPQVAVFDTAFHTTMPESAARYAIDVETADAYRIRRYGFHGTSHAYVSRATAELLGKDPSEVNVIVLHLGNGASASAVEGGRCVDTSMGLTPLEGLVMGTRSGDMDPAVIFHLMRVGGMSTDEIDTLLNKKSGLIGLCGDNDMREIRRRIDGGDERAKLAFDIYIHRLKKYIGAYYAVLGRVDAVAFTAGVGENAAPVREAALAGLAGLGLAVDGDLNAVRSDEPRLISPAGARVAVAVVPTDEELEIATQTYTLVGKNI